In the genome of Pseudomonas sp. Teo4, the window GCCAGGTCTCGTTCTCGGTGAGGGCTTCGGTGGCGATCACCGTGACCACGTCGTTCGGGGTGGTTTCGGTATGAAAATCGACGATCAGGTCGACATCCTTCAGCCGTGCGGCGCCAAAAGGCGCGCGACGGGTAATGTGAACCAACTTGGTCGAGCAGAAGCAGAACAGCCAGTCACCGTCGCTGAGCAGGCAGTTGAACACGCCTTTGCCCCGGTAGCCGGCACAGGCTTCGACCAGTACCGGCAGCAACTGTTCCACCGCCACCGGCTCTGGGAAGGCCGCACGGACCCGGTTGAGCAGGTCGCAGAAAGCCGCTTCGCTGTCGGTGTCGCCCACCGGCCGGTAGAACGTCGCCTCCCCCTTGAATTCGCCCAACTGGCCGTTGTGCGCGAAGCACCAGTTGCGGCCCCACATTTCACGGACGAACGGATGGGTGTTGGACAGGCAGACCCGGCCGACGTTGGCCTGGCGGATGTGGCCGATGACCACTTCGCTCTTGATCGGGTAACGCTGCACCAGGTTGGCGACTTCCGACTCGCTGCTCGCCGCCGGGTCCTGGAACAGGCGCAGGCCACGGCCTTCGTAAAAGCCGATGC includes:
- a CDS encoding class II glutamine amidotransferase, which translates into the protein MCELLGMSANVPTDIVFSFTGLMQRGGRTGPHRDGWGIGFYEGRGLRLFQDPAASSESEVANLVQRYPIKSEVVIGHIRQANVGRVCLSNTHPFVREMWGRNWCFAHNGQLGEFKGEATFYRPVGDTDSEAAFCDLLNRVRAAFPEPVAVEQLLPVLVEACAGYRGKGVFNCLLSDGDWLFCFCSTKLVHITRRAPFGAARLKDVDLIVDFHTETTPNDVVTVIATEALTENETWHRYEPGQWALWRHGECVSHGQS